In Dromiciops gliroides isolate mDroGli1 chromosome 4, mDroGli1.pri, whole genome shotgun sequence, one DNA window encodes the following:
- the TAB2 gene encoding TGF-beta-activated kinase 1 and MAP3K7-binding protein 2 isoform X3, with product MAQGSHQIDFQVLHDLRQKFPEVPEVVVSRCMLQNNNNLDACCAVLSQESTKYLYGEGDLNFSEDSGIAGLRNHMTSLNLDLQSQNVYHHGREGSRMNGSRTLTHSISDGHLQGGQSNSELFQQEPQTAPAQVPQGFNVFGMPSTSGASNSTPHFGFHLGSKSVTNLSQQTPRFNPIMVTLAPNIQTGRNTPTSLHIHGVPPPGLNSPQGNSIYIRPYITTPSGTTRQTPQHPGWVSQFNPMHPQQVYQPSQPSPWTTYPASNPVSHTSAQQTNQQGHQTSHVYMPISSPTTPQPPTIHSSGSSQSSAHSQFNIQNISTGPRKNQIEIKLEPPQRNNSSKLRSSGPRTSNNPSSVNSHTLTRSQPTVYIAASPPSTDEVMSRSQPKVYISANATAGDEQVMRNQPTLFISTNSGASAASRNMSGQVSMGPAFIHHHPPKSRAVGNNTTATSPRVVVTQPNTKYTFKITVSPNKPPAVSPGVVSPTFELTNLLNHPDHYVETEGIQHLTDPVLAHVDRISEARKLSMGSDDAAYTQALLVHQKARMERLQRELEIQKKKLDKLKSEVNEMENNLTRRRLKRSNSISQIPSLEEMQQLRSCNRQLQIDIDCLTKEIDLFQARDQRPNAKTPKSQDTEEDEGAQWNCTACTFLNHPALIRCEQCEMPRHF from the exons ATGGCCCAAGGAAGCCACCAAATTGATTTTCAGGTTTTGCATGACCTGCGACAAAAATTTCCTGAGGTACCTGAAGTTGTTGTGTCCAGGTGCATGTTACAG aaTAATAATAACCTGGATGCCTGTTGTGCTGTTCTATCACAAGAGAGTACAAAGTATCTTTATGGTGAAGGAGACTTGAATTTTTCGGAGGATTCTGGAATTGCTGGTCTACGAAATCACATGACTTCTCTCAACTTGGACTTGCAGTCACAAAACGTATATCACcatggaagggaaggaagtagaATGAATGGAAGTAGGACTCTAACTCACAGTATCAGTGATGGACACCTCCAGGGTGGTCAGTCCAACAGTGAATTATTTCAGCAGGAGCCACAGACAGCACCAGCTCAAGTTCCACAGGGCTTTAATGTTTTTGGAATGCCCAGCACATCTGGTGCTTCAAATTCAACACCACACTTTGGATTTCACTTAGGCAGCAAAAGTGTAACTAACCTTTCTCAACAAACTCCCAGATTCAATCCCATTATGGTAACTTTAGCCCCAAATATTCAGACTGGTCGTAATACACCCACATCTTTGCACATACATGGTGTACCTCCACCTGGACTTAACAGTCCACAGGGAAATTCTATCTACATTAGGCCTTACATTACAACTCCTAGTGGTACAACTCGGCAGACGCCACAGCATCCTGGATGGGTGTCTCAGTTTAATCCTATGCACCCTCAACAAGTCTACCAGCCTTCACAACCTAGTCCCTGGACTACTTATCCTGCATCTAACCCAGTGTCACATACCTCAGCACAACAGACAAACCAGCAAGGCCATCAGACCTCTCATGTCTATATGCCTATCAGCTCACCTACTACGCCTCAACCACCAACCATTCATTCATCTGGTAGCTCACAGTCTTCTGCCCATAGCCAATTTAACATTCAGAATATCTCAACAGGACCTCGCAAAAACCAAATTGAAATCAAACTTGAACCCCCACAAAGAAACAATTCTTCAAAACTACGTTCCTCTGGACCTCGAACCTCTAATAATCCCTCCTCTGTCAATAGCCATAcattaactagaagtcagcccaCTGTTTACATAGCTGCCAGCCCTCCAAGTACAGATGAGGTGATGTCCCGCAGTCAGCCCAAGGTCTATATTTCTGCTAATGCCACCGCGGGAGATGAACAGGTTATGCGGAACCAGCCCACACTCTTCATATCAACAAACTCTGGAGCATCTGCTGCTTCCAGGAATATGTCTGGGCAAGTAAGCATGGGCCCTGCCTTTATTCATCACCACCCACCCAAGAGTCGGGCAGTAGGCAACAACACCACTGCAACTTCTCCTCGAGTGGTGGTCACTCAACCTAAtacaaaatatacttttaaaataacagtTTCTCCAAATAAGCCCCCTGCCGTTTCACCAGGGGTAGTGTCCCCAACTTTTGAACTTACAAATCTTCTAAACCACCCTGATCATTATGTAGAAACAGAGGGTATTCAGCACCTCACTGACCCTGTTTTAGCACATGTGGATAGGATCAGTGAGGCCCGGAAACTGAGTATGGGATCTGATGATGCTGCCTACACGCAAG CTTTACTGGTACACCAGAAGGCCAGAATGGAACGGCTTCAACGAGAACTTGAGATTCAAAAGAAAAAGCTGGATAAACTAAAATCTGAGGTCAATGAAATGGAGAATAACCTAACCCGGAGGCGCCTAAAAAGATCGAATTCTATATCTCAAATTCCTTCA CTTGAAGAAATGCAGCAGTTAAGAAGTTGTAATAGACAACTGCAGATTGACATTGACTGTCTAACCAAAGAAATTGATCTTTTTCAAGCCAGAG ATCAAAGGCCCAATGCCAAAACACCAAAATCTCAAGACACAGAGGAAGATGAAGGAGCACAGTGGAATTGTACTGCCTGTACCTTTTTGAATCATCCAGCCTTAATCCGTTGTGAACAGTGTGAGATGCCAAGGCATTTCTGA
- the TAB2 gene encoding TGF-beta-activated kinase 1 and MAP3K7-binding protein 2 isoform X1, with translation MAQGSHQIDFQVLHDLRQKFPEVPEVVVSRCMLQNNNNLDACCAVLSQESTKYLYGEGDLNFSEDSGIAGLRNHMTSLNLDLQSQNVYHHGREGSRMNGSRTLTHSISDGHLQGGQSNSELFQQEPQTAPAQVPQGFNVFGMPSTSGASNSTPHFGFHLGSKSVTNLSQQTPRFNPIMVTLAPNIQTGRNTPTSLHIHGVPPPGLNSPQGNSIYIRPYITTPSGTTRQTPQHPGWVSQFNPMHPQQVYQPSQPSPWTTYPASNPVSHTSAQQTNQQGHQTSHVYMPISSPTTPQPPTIHSSGSSQSSAHSQFNIQNISTGPRKNQIEIKLEPPQRNNSSKLRSSGPRTSNNPSSVNSHTLTRSQPTVYIAASPPSTDEVMSRSQPKVYISANATAGDEQVMRNQPTLFISTNSGASAASRNMSGQVSMGPAFIHHHPPKSRAVGNNTTATSPRVVVTQPNTKYTFKITVSPNKPPAVSPGVVSPTFELTNLLNHPDHYVETEGIQHLTDPVLAHVDRISEARKLSMGSDDAAYTQALLVHQKARMERLQRELEIQKKKLDKLKSEVNEMENNLTRRRLKRSNSISQIPSLEEMQQLRSCNRQLQIDIDCLTKEIDLFQARGPHFNPSAIHNFYDNIGFVGPMPPKPKDQRPNAKTPKSQDTEEDEGAQWNCTACTFLNHPALIRCEQCEMPRHF, from the exons ATGGCCCAAGGAAGCCACCAAATTGATTTTCAGGTTTTGCATGACCTGCGACAAAAATTTCCTGAGGTACCTGAAGTTGTTGTGTCCAGGTGCATGTTACAG aaTAATAATAACCTGGATGCCTGTTGTGCTGTTCTATCACAAGAGAGTACAAAGTATCTTTATGGTGAAGGAGACTTGAATTTTTCGGAGGATTCTGGAATTGCTGGTCTACGAAATCACATGACTTCTCTCAACTTGGACTTGCAGTCACAAAACGTATATCACcatggaagggaaggaagtagaATGAATGGAAGTAGGACTCTAACTCACAGTATCAGTGATGGACACCTCCAGGGTGGTCAGTCCAACAGTGAATTATTTCAGCAGGAGCCACAGACAGCACCAGCTCAAGTTCCACAGGGCTTTAATGTTTTTGGAATGCCCAGCACATCTGGTGCTTCAAATTCAACACCACACTTTGGATTTCACTTAGGCAGCAAAAGTGTAACTAACCTTTCTCAACAAACTCCCAGATTCAATCCCATTATGGTAACTTTAGCCCCAAATATTCAGACTGGTCGTAATACACCCACATCTTTGCACATACATGGTGTACCTCCACCTGGACTTAACAGTCCACAGGGAAATTCTATCTACATTAGGCCTTACATTACAACTCCTAGTGGTACAACTCGGCAGACGCCACAGCATCCTGGATGGGTGTCTCAGTTTAATCCTATGCACCCTCAACAAGTCTACCAGCCTTCACAACCTAGTCCCTGGACTACTTATCCTGCATCTAACCCAGTGTCACATACCTCAGCACAACAGACAAACCAGCAAGGCCATCAGACCTCTCATGTCTATATGCCTATCAGCTCACCTACTACGCCTCAACCACCAACCATTCATTCATCTGGTAGCTCACAGTCTTCTGCCCATAGCCAATTTAACATTCAGAATATCTCAACAGGACCTCGCAAAAACCAAATTGAAATCAAACTTGAACCCCCACAAAGAAACAATTCTTCAAAACTACGTTCCTCTGGACCTCGAACCTCTAATAATCCCTCCTCTGTCAATAGCCATAcattaactagaagtcagcccaCTGTTTACATAGCTGCCAGCCCTCCAAGTACAGATGAGGTGATGTCCCGCAGTCAGCCCAAGGTCTATATTTCTGCTAATGCCACCGCGGGAGATGAACAGGTTATGCGGAACCAGCCCACACTCTTCATATCAACAAACTCTGGAGCATCTGCTGCTTCCAGGAATATGTCTGGGCAAGTAAGCATGGGCCCTGCCTTTATTCATCACCACCCACCCAAGAGTCGGGCAGTAGGCAACAACACCACTGCAACTTCTCCTCGAGTGGTGGTCACTCAACCTAAtacaaaatatacttttaaaataacagtTTCTCCAAATAAGCCCCCTGCCGTTTCACCAGGGGTAGTGTCCCCAACTTTTGAACTTACAAATCTTCTAAACCACCCTGATCATTATGTAGAAACAGAGGGTATTCAGCACCTCACTGACCCTGTTTTAGCACATGTGGATAGGATCAGTGAGGCCCGGAAACTGAGTATGGGATCTGATGATGCTGCCTACACGCAAG CTTTACTGGTACACCAGAAGGCCAGAATGGAACGGCTTCAACGAGAACTTGAGATTCAAAAGAAAAAGCTGGATAAACTAAAATCTGAGGTCAATGAAATGGAGAATAACCTAACCCGGAGGCGCCTAAAAAGATCGAATTCTATATCTCAAATTCCTTCA CTTGAAGAAATGCAGCAGTTAAGAAGTTGTAATAGACAACTGCAGATTGACATTGACTGTCTAACCAAAGAAATTGATCTTTTTCAAGCCAGAG GACCACATTTTAATCCCAGCGCAATTCATAACTTTTATGACAATATTGGATTTGTAGGTCCCATGCCACCAAAGCCCAAAG ATCAAAGGCCCAATGCCAAAACACCAAAATCTCAAGACACAGAGGAAGATGAAGGAGCACAGTGGAATTGTACTGCCTGTACCTTTTTGAATCATCCAGCCTTAATCCGTTGTGAACAGTGTGAGATGCCAAGGCATTTCTGA
- the TAB2 gene encoding TGF-beta-activated kinase 1 and MAP3K7-binding protein 2 isoform X2, translated as MAQGSHQIDFQVLHDLRQKFPEVPEVVVSRCMLQNNNNLDACCAVLSQESTKYLYGEGDLNFSEDSGIAGLRNHMTSLNLDLQSQNVYHHGREGSRMNGSRTLTHSISDGHLQGGQSNSELFQQEPQTAPAQVPQGFNVFGMPSTSGASNSTPHFGFHLGSKSVTNLSQQTPRFNPIMVTLAPNIQTGRNTPTSLHIHGVPPPGLNSPQGNSIYIRPYITTPSGTTRQTPQHPGWVSQFNPMHPQQVYQPSQPSPWTTYPASNPVSHTSAQQTNQQGHQTSHVYMPISSPTTPQPPTIHSSGSSQSSAHSQFNIQNISTGPRKNQIEIKLEPPQRNNSSKLRSSGPRTSNNPSSVNSHTLTRSQPTVYIAASPPSTDEVMSRSQPKVYISANATAGDEQVMRNQPTLFISTNSGASAASRNMSGQVSMGPAFIHHHPPKSRAVGNNTTATSPRVVVTQPNTKYTFKITVSPNKPPAVSPGVVSPTFELTNLLNHPDHYVETEGIQHLTDPVLAHVDRISEARKLSMGSDDAAYTQALLVHQKARMERLQRELEIQKKKLDKLKSEVNEMENNLTRRRLKRSNSISQIPSLEEMQQLRSCNRQLQIDIDCLTKEIDLFQARGPHFNPSAIHNFYDNIGFVGPMPPKPKGEIEAAKLTSKLILEEGGCVLMVLESSLSILFHRS; from the exons ATGGCCCAAGGAAGCCACCAAATTGATTTTCAGGTTTTGCATGACCTGCGACAAAAATTTCCTGAGGTACCTGAAGTTGTTGTGTCCAGGTGCATGTTACAG aaTAATAATAACCTGGATGCCTGTTGTGCTGTTCTATCACAAGAGAGTACAAAGTATCTTTATGGTGAAGGAGACTTGAATTTTTCGGAGGATTCTGGAATTGCTGGTCTACGAAATCACATGACTTCTCTCAACTTGGACTTGCAGTCACAAAACGTATATCACcatggaagggaaggaagtagaATGAATGGAAGTAGGACTCTAACTCACAGTATCAGTGATGGACACCTCCAGGGTGGTCAGTCCAACAGTGAATTATTTCAGCAGGAGCCACAGACAGCACCAGCTCAAGTTCCACAGGGCTTTAATGTTTTTGGAATGCCCAGCACATCTGGTGCTTCAAATTCAACACCACACTTTGGATTTCACTTAGGCAGCAAAAGTGTAACTAACCTTTCTCAACAAACTCCCAGATTCAATCCCATTATGGTAACTTTAGCCCCAAATATTCAGACTGGTCGTAATACACCCACATCTTTGCACATACATGGTGTACCTCCACCTGGACTTAACAGTCCACAGGGAAATTCTATCTACATTAGGCCTTACATTACAACTCCTAGTGGTACAACTCGGCAGACGCCACAGCATCCTGGATGGGTGTCTCAGTTTAATCCTATGCACCCTCAACAAGTCTACCAGCCTTCACAACCTAGTCCCTGGACTACTTATCCTGCATCTAACCCAGTGTCACATACCTCAGCACAACAGACAAACCAGCAAGGCCATCAGACCTCTCATGTCTATATGCCTATCAGCTCACCTACTACGCCTCAACCACCAACCATTCATTCATCTGGTAGCTCACAGTCTTCTGCCCATAGCCAATTTAACATTCAGAATATCTCAACAGGACCTCGCAAAAACCAAATTGAAATCAAACTTGAACCCCCACAAAGAAACAATTCTTCAAAACTACGTTCCTCTGGACCTCGAACCTCTAATAATCCCTCCTCTGTCAATAGCCATAcattaactagaagtcagcccaCTGTTTACATAGCTGCCAGCCCTCCAAGTACAGATGAGGTGATGTCCCGCAGTCAGCCCAAGGTCTATATTTCTGCTAATGCCACCGCGGGAGATGAACAGGTTATGCGGAACCAGCCCACACTCTTCATATCAACAAACTCTGGAGCATCTGCTGCTTCCAGGAATATGTCTGGGCAAGTAAGCATGGGCCCTGCCTTTATTCATCACCACCCACCCAAGAGTCGGGCAGTAGGCAACAACACCACTGCAACTTCTCCTCGAGTGGTGGTCACTCAACCTAAtacaaaatatacttttaaaataacagtTTCTCCAAATAAGCCCCCTGCCGTTTCACCAGGGGTAGTGTCCCCAACTTTTGAACTTACAAATCTTCTAAACCACCCTGATCATTATGTAGAAACAGAGGGTATTCAGCACCTCACTGACCCTGTTTTAGCACATGTGGATAGGATCAGTGAGGCCCGGAAACTGAGTATGGGATCTGATGATGCTGCCTACACGCAAG CTTTACTGGTACACCAGAAGGCCAGAATGGAACGGCTTCAACGAGAACTTGAGATTCAAAAGAAAAAGCTGGATAAACTAAAATCTGAGGTCAATGAAATGGAGAATAACCTAACCCGGAGGCGCCTAAAAAGATCGAATTCTATATCTCAAATTCCTTCA CTTGAAGAAATGCAGCAGTTAAGAAGTTGTAATAGACAACTGCAGATTGACATTGACTGTCTAACCAAAGAAATTGATCTTTTTCAAGCCAGAG GACCACATTTTAATCCCAGCGCAATTCATAACTTTTATGACAATATTGGATTTGTAGGTCCCATGCCACCAAAGCCCAAAG GTGAAATTGAGGCAGCAAAATTGACTTCAAAACTTATCCTTGAGGAAGGAGGCTGTGTTCTAATGGTTTTAGAATCATCTTTAAGTATTTTATTCCACCGAAGCTAA
- the TAB2 gene encoding TGF-beta-activated kinase 1 and MAP3K7-binding protein 2 isoform X4 produces MTSLNLDLQSQNVYHHGREGSRMNGSRTLTHSISDGHLQGGQSNSELFQQEPQTAPAQVPQGFNVFGMPSTSGASNSTPHFGFHLGSKSVTNLSQQTPRFNPIMVTLAPNIQTGRNTPTSLHIHGVPPPGLNSPQGNSIYIRPYITTPSGTTRQTPQHPGWVSQFNPMHPQQVYQPSQPSPWTTYPASNPVSHTSAQQTNQQGHQTSHVYMPISSPTTPQPPTIHSSGSSQSSAHSQFNIQNISTGPRKNQIEIKLEPPQRNNSSKLRSSGPRTSNNPSSVNSHTLTRSQPTVYIAASPPSTDEVMSRSQPKVYISANATAGDEQVMRNQPTLFISTNSGASAASRNMSGQVSMGPAFIHHHPPKSRAVGNNTTATSPRVVVTQPNTKYTFKITVSPNKPPAVSPGVVSPTFELTNLLNHPDHYVETEGIQHLTDPVLAHVDRISEARKLSMGSDDAAYTQALLVHQKARMERLQRELEIQKKKLDKLKSEVNEMENNLTRRRLKRSNSISQIPSLEEMQQLRSCNRQLQIDIDCLTKEIDLFQARGPHFNPSAIHNFYDNIGFVGPMPPKPKDQRPNAKTPKSQDTEEDEGAQWNCTACTFLNHPALIRCEQCEMPRHF; encoded by the exons ATGACTTCTCTCAACTTGGACTTGCAGTCACAAAACGTATATCACcatggaagggaaggaagtagaATGAATGGAAGTAGGACTCTAACTCACAGTATCAGTGATGGACACCTCCAGGGTGGTCAGTCCAACAGTGAATTATTTCAGCAGGAGCCACAGACAGCACCAGCTCAAGTTCCACAGGGCTTTAATGTTTTTGGAATGCCCAGCACATCTGGTGCTTCAAATTCAACACCACACTTTGGATTTCACTTAGGCAGCAAAAGTGTAACTAACCTTTCTCAACAAACTCCCAGATTCAATCCCATTATGGTAACTTTAGCCCCAAATATTCAGACTGGTCGTAATACACCCACATCTTTGCACATACATGGTGTACCTCCACCTGGACTTAACAGTCCACAGGGAAATTCTATCTACATTAGGCCTTACATTACAACTCCTAGTGGTACAACTCGGCAGACGCCACAGCATCCTGGATGGGTGTCTCAGTTTAATCCTATGCACCCTCAACAAGTCTACCAGCCTTCACAACCTAGTCCCTGGACTACTTATCCTGCATCTAACCCAGTGTCACATACCTCAGCACAACAGACAAACCAGCAAGGCCATCAGACCTCTCATGTCTATATGCCTATCAGCTCACCTACTACGCCTCAACCACCAACCATTCATTCATCTGGTAGCTCACAGTCTTCTGCCCATAGCCAATTTAACATTCAGAATATCTCAACAGGACCTCGCAAAAACCAAATTGAAATCAAACTTGAACCCCCACAAAGAAACAATTCTTCAAAACTACGTTCCTCTGGACCTCGAACCTCTAATAATCCCTCCTCTGTCAATAGCCATAcattaactagaagtcagcccaCTGTTTACATAGCTGCCAGCCCTCCAAGTACAGATGAGGTGATGTCCCGCAGTCAGCCCAAGGTCTATATTTCTGCTAATGCCACCGCGGGAGATGAACAGGTTATGCGGAACCAGCCCACACTCTTCATATCAACAAACTCTGGAGCATCTGCTGCTTCCAGGAATATGTCTGGGCAAGTAAGCATGGGCCCTGCCTTTATTCATCACCACCCACCCAAGAGTCGGGCAGTAGGCAACAACACCACTGCAACTTCTCCTCGAGTGGTGGTCACTCAACCTAAtacaaaatatacttttaaaataacagtTTCTCCAAATAAGCCCCCTGCCGTTTCACCAGGGGTAGTGTCCCCAACTTTTGAACTTACAAATCTTCTAAACCACCCTGATCATTATGTAGAAACAGAGGGTATTCAGCACCTCACTGACCCTGTTTTAGCACATGTGGATAGGATCAGTGAGGCCCGGAAACTGAGTATGGGATCTGATGATGCTGCCTACACGCAAG CTTTACTGGTACACCAGAAGGCCAGAATGGAACGGCTTCAACGAGAACTTGAGATTCAAAAGAAAAAGCTGGATAAACTAAAATCTGAGGTCAATGAAATGGAGAATAACCTAACCCGGAGGCGCCTAAAAAGATCGAATTCTATATCTCAAATTCCTTCA CTTGAAGAAATGCAGCAGTTAAGAAGTTGTAATAGACAACTGCAGATTGACATTGACTGTCTAACCAAAGAAATTGATCTTTTTCAAGCCAGAG GACCACATTTTAATCCCAGCGCAATTCATAACTTTTATGACAATATTGGATTTGTAGGTCCCATGCCACCAAAGCCCAAAG ATCAAAGGCCCAATGCCAAAACACCAAAATCTCAAGACACAGAGGAAGATGAAGGAGCACAGTGGAATTGTACTGCCTGTACCTTTTTGAATCATCCAGCCTTAATCCGTTGTGAACAGTGTGAGATGCCAAGGCATTTCTGA